In Callospermophilus lateralis isolate mCalLat2 chromosome 4, mCalLat2.hap1, whole genome shotgun sequence, one genomic interval encodes:
- the LOC143398472 gene encoding olfactory receptor 6C1-like → MRNHTEIRAFILLGLSDEPRLQVVIFIFLFLTYMLSITGNLTIITLTLLDPHLQTPMYFFLRNFSLLEVSFTTVSIPKFLSTIISGDKTISFNNCIAQLFFFILLGVTEFYLLAAMSYDRYIAICKPLHYMTLMNRKVCTMLVFASWLASFLIIFPLLMMLLELDYCRSNIIDHFTCDYFPLLQLSCSDTKFLEIMGFSCAVFTLMVTLALIILSYIYIIRTILKIPSTTQRTKAFSTCSSHMIVISISYGSCIFMYIKPSARERVSLSKGVAVLNTSVAPMLNPFIYSLRNQQVKQAFMNMARKIVFFTSTRKDVVS, encoded by the coding sequence ATGAGAAACCACACAGAAATAAGAGCATTTATCCTCCTGGGACTGTCAGATGAGCCCAGGCTCCAGGTGGTAATAttcatctttctcttcctcaCCTACATGCTCAGCATCACTGGGAACCTGACCATCATCACCCTTACTCTGCTGGATCCCCATCTTCAGACTCCCATGTATTTCTTCCTCAGGAATTTCTCTCTATTGGAAGTTTCATTCACAACCGTCAGTATACCCAAGTTCCTAAGTACCATTATTTCGGGAGATAAAACCATTTCTTTTAACAACTGTATAGCGCAGttgttttttttcattctctTGGGAGTCACTGAATTTTACCTTCTGGCTGCCATGTCCTATGATCGCTACATTGCCATCTGCAAACCTCTGCACTACATGACCCTCATGAATCGCAAAGTCTGCACAATGCttgtctttgcttcctggctggccTCATTTTtaatcatcttccctttgctcatgATGCTGCTAGAGCTTGATTACTGTAGGTCCAATATCATTGACCATTTTACCTGTGATTACTTCCCCCTGCTCCAACTTTCTTGTTCTGACactaaattcctagagataatggGGTTTTCCTGTGCTGTGTTTACTCTGATGGTCACTTTGGCCTTAATAATTCTGTCCTACATATATATCATCAGAACGATTTTGAAGATTCCTTCTACTACTCAGAGGACAAAGGCCTTTTCTACATGTTCTTCCCACATGATTGTCATCTCCATCTCTTATGGCAGCTGCATTTTTATGTACATTAAACCCTCAGCAAGAGAGAGAGTGTCTCTGAGCAAGGGAGTGGCTGTGCTAAACACCTCAGTGGCTCCTATGCTCAACCCCTTTATTTACAGCCTGAGGAATCAGCAGGTCAAGCAAGCCTTCATGAACATGGCAAGGAAGATTGTGTTTTTTACAAGTACAAGGAAAGACGTGGTGTCTTGA